The following coding sequences are from one Eretmochelys imbricata isolate rEreImb1 chromosome 12, rEreImb1.hap1, whole genome shotgun sequence window:
- the ZNF507 gene encoding zinc finger protein 507 isoform X4, whose amino-acid sequence MEEGSSIAVLVPNIVEQEAVLISETVIGSTLESSEDHRKCKTDPLIHVIQKLSKIVESEKSQRCLLIGKKRSHPNTSTPSFETQDLCEIPAKTMELPVIGIKKTDELQADYVTNCLPQSKRKVICYQCGLCKFLSPSLSILQEHIKQHGQQNEIILMCSECHFASKNQEELEVHVRIHHENDGKNQPNVQQCVNLSASSLQGPAEGSVKAGTDQAVNLDCKGITRSTPIAEMGGRKWYTYEQYGMYRCLICSYTCGQQRMLKTHAWKHAGEVDCSYPIFEEENEPAILSDATVTHTPHSVDTIVLSLENNELDIHSDHSLQLQICSSEQLSCKSPQVVENGKEEEVLSQSTALSPTGEPLEETISDTDTEQDNLITDSLLSSAQKIINCSPNKKGHVNVIVERLPSAEETVLQKPFLMNTDIEAEKKLFSEESQVVCEGPGEVYHSDEIEEVIIGWSNTEKKDNDLISNKGIAADENAPPVRRRTNSESLRLHSLAAEALVTMPIRAAELTRSSFRAFAAVNSLDADTGQRQSDGACAAHSKMVSLKNTPEGLTSLNQSDCAIMELQKDKPELSEAPIKMGISMSLLTVIEKLRERTDQNASDDDILKELQDNAQCQPVNDMNMPGSNLVEYIPNVDRPYRCRLCHYSSGNKGYIKQHLRVHRQRQPYQCPICEHIADNSKDLESHMINHCKTRMYQCKQCEESFHYKSQLRNHEREQHSLPDLLSTATSNKLIVSSEADEREGNKPSVQKLYRCDVCDYASTTYVGVRNHRRIHNSDKPYSF is encoded by the exons ATGGAAGAGGGAAGCAGTATTGCAGTATTGGTGCCAAATATTGTGGAACAGGAAGCTGTACTGATTTCTGAAACGGTCATTGGCTCAACACTAGAAAGCAGTGAAGATCATAGAAAATGTAAAACTGATCCTCTAATCCATGTTATCCAAAAATTAAGCAAGATAGTAGAAAGTGAGAAGTCACAGAGATGCCTTTTAATAGGGAAAAAACGTTCCCATCCTAATACTTCTACACCATCTTTTGAAACACAAGATCTTTGTGAGATCCCAGCTAAAACAATGGAACTGCCCGTTATTGGCATTAAAAAGACTGATGAGCTACAAGCAGATTATGTAACCAATTGTCTTCCACAAAGTAAAAGAAAGGTTATATGCTACCAGTGTGGCCTATGTAAATTTCTATCACCATCTCTTTCTATACTACAAGAACATATAAAACAACATGGTCAACAGAATGAAATTATATTAATGTGCTCAGAATGCCACTTTGCTTCTAAAAACCAAGAAGAACTTGAAGTTCATGTCAGAATTCACCATGAGAATGATGGCAAAAACCAGCCAAATGTGCAACAATGTGTAAATCTCTCAGCTTCATCTTTGCAAGGGCCAGCGGAAGGAAGTGTCAAAGCAGGCACTGATCAGGCAGTAAATCTGGACTGTAAAGGCATAACTCGGTCTACTCCTATAGCTGAAATGGGTGGGAGAAAATGGTATACTTATGAGCAGTATGGCATGTATCGGTGCTTAATTTGTAGCTACACTTGTGGTCAGCAAAGAATGTTAAAAACACATGCATGGAAACATGCAGGTGAGGTTGACTGTTCTTATCCTatatttgaagaagaaaatgagCCTGCTATCTTGTCAGATGCAACTGTAACTCATACACCTCATAGTGTGGATACAATTGTTCTCTCTCTAGAAAATAATGAACTAGACATCCATAGTGACCATTCTCTTCAACTCCAGATTTGTAGCTCTGAGCAACTGTCATGTAAATCTCCACAGGTGGTAGAAAATGGAAAAGAGGAGGAGGTCCTAAGTCAATCAACAGCCCTTTCCCCTACTGGAGAACCGTTAGAGGAAACCATATCGGATACAGATACAGAGCAAGATAATTTGATAACTGATAGCCTACTTTCATCAGCACAGAAAATCATTAACTGTAGCCCAAATAAGAAAGGTCATGTTAATGTAATAGTAGAGCGCTTGCCAAGTGCTGAAGAAACTGTTTTACAAAAACCTTTCTTAATGAACACTGACATTGAAGCTGAGAAAAAATTATTCTCAGAGGAGTCCCAGGTTGTGTGTGAAGGACCTGGTGAAGTTTATCACTCAGATGAAATTGAAGAAGTAATAATAGGATGGAGCAATACTGAGAAGAAAGATAATGATTTAATCTCTAATAAAGGCATAGCAGCTGATGAAAATGCCCCTCCTGTGCGAAGAAGAACAAATTCGGAATCTCTGAGACTGCACTCGTTAGCTGCAGAAGCTCTTGTTACAATGCCTATCAGAGCTGCAGAACTAACAAGATCCAGCTTTAGGGCCTTCGCTGCGGTAAACTCTTTAGATGCAGATACAGGACAAAGACAGTCGGATGGCGCTTGTGCAGCCCATTCTAAAATGGTATCACTTAAAAACACTCCAGAGGGATTAACTAGTTTAAACCAAAGTGACTGTGCAATAATGGAGCTACAGAAGGACAAACCAGAGCTATCAGAAGCACCAATTAAAATGGGCATTAGTATGTCGCTGCTCACAGTAATTGAAAAATTGAGAGAGAGGACAGATCAGAATGCTTCTGATGATGACATTTTGAAAGAATTACAGGACAATGCACAATGCCAACCTGTGAATGACATGAACATGCCAGGAAGTAACCTGGTAGAGTACATACCTAATGTAGATCGACCATACCGCTGTCGCCTATGCCATTATAGCAGTGGCAATAAGGGCTACATAAAACAACACTTGAGAGTCCATCGTCAAAGGCAACCATATCAGTGTCCTATTTGTGAGCATATAGCTGACAATAGTAAAGATTTAGAAAGCCACATGATCAACCACTGCAAAACCAGAATGTATCAATGCAAGCAATGTGAAGAATCCTTTCATTATAAG agTCAGCTGCGAAATCATGAGAGAGAGCAACATAGTCTTCCAGATCTGCTCTCAACAGCAACATCTAACAAACTAATAGTTTCCAGCGAGGCAGATGAAAGAGAAG GGAATAAGCCTTCAGTCCAGAAACTCTATAGATGCGATGTGTGTGACTACGCAAGCACAACATATGTTGGAGTACGAAATCACAGACGGATTCATAACTCTGATAAGCCATACAG cttttag
- the ZNF507 gene encoding zinc finger protein 507 isoform X3: protein MEEGSSIAVLVPNIVEQEAVLISETVIGSTLESSEDHRKCKTDPLIHVIQKLSKIVESEKSQRCLLIGKKRSHPNTSTPSFETQDLCEIPAKTMELPVIGIKKTDELQADYVTNCLPQSKRKVICYQCGLCKFLSPSLSILQEHIKQHGQQNEIILMCSECHFASKNQEELEVHVRIHHENDGKNQPNVQQCVNLSASSLQGPAEGSVKAGTDQAVNLDCKGITRSTPIAEMGGRKWYTYEQYGMYRCLICSYTCGQQRMLKTHAWKHAGEVDCSYPIFEEENEPAILSDATVTHTPHSVDTIVLSLENNELDIHSDHSLQLQICSSEQLSCKSPQVVENGKEEEVLSQSTALSPTGEPLEETISDTDTEQDNLITDSLLSSAQKIINCSPNKKGHVNVIVERLPSAEETVLQKPFLMNTDIEAEKKLFSEESQVVCEGPGEVYHSDEIEEVIIGWSNTEKKDNDLISNKGIAADENAPPVRRRTNSESLRLHSLAAEALVTMPIRAAELTRSSFRAFAAVNSLDADTGQRQSDGACAAHSKMVSLKNTPEGLTSLNQSDCAIMELQKDKPELSEAPIKMGISMSLLTVIEKLRERTDQNASDDDILKELQDNAQCQPVNDMNMPGSNLVEYIPNVDRPYRCRLCHYSSGNKGYIKQHLRVHRQRQPYQCPICEHIADNSKDLESHMINHCKTRMYQCKQCEESFHYKSQLRNHEREQHSLPDLLSTATSNKLIVSSEADEREGNKPSVQKLYRCDVCDYASTTYVGVRNHRRIHNSDKPYSFLPSPCKLARLSMRKKRGQHYSV from the exons ATGGAAGAGGGAAGCAGTATTGCAGTATTGGTGCCAAATATTGTGGAACAGGAAGCTGTACTGATTTCTGAAACGGTCATTGGCTCAACACTAGAAAGCAGTGAAGATCATAGAAAATGTAAAACTGATCCTCTAATCCATGTTATCCAAAAATTAAGCAAGATAGTAGAAAGTGAGAAGTCACAGAGATGCCTTTTAATAGGGAAAAAACGTTCCCATCCTAATACTTCTACACCATCTTTTGAAACACAAGATCTTTGTGAGATCCCAGCTAAAACAATGGAACTGCCCGTTATTGGCATTAAAAAGACTGATGAGCTACAAGCAGATTATGTAACCAATTGTCTTCCACAAAGTAAAAGAAAGGTTATATGCTACCAGTGTGGCCTATGTAAATTTCTATCACCATCTCTTTCTATACTACAAGAACATATAAAACAACATGGTCAACAGAATGAAATTATATTAATGTGCTCAGAATGCCACTTTGCTTCTAAAAACCAAGAAGAACTTGAAGTTCATGTCAGAATTCACCATGAGAATGATGGCAAAAACCAGCCAAATGTGCAACAATGTGTAAATCTCTCAGCTTCATCTTTGCAAGGGCCAGCGGAAGGAAGTGTCAAAGCAGGCACTGATCAGGCAGTAAATCTGGACTGTAAAGGCATAACTCGGTCTACTCCTATAGCTGAAATGGGTGGGAGAAAATGGTATACTTATGAGCAGTATGGCATGTATCGGTGCTTAATTTGTAGCTACACTTGTGGTCAGCAAAGAATGTTAAAAACACATGCATGGAAACATGCAGGTGAGGTTGACTGTTCTTATCCTatatttgaagaagaaaatgagCCTGCTATCTTGTCAGATGCAACTGTAACTCATACACCTCATAGTGTGGATACAATTGTTCTCTCTCTAGAAAATAATGAACTAGACATCCATAGTGACCATTCTCTTCAACTCCAGATTTGTAGCTCTGAGCAACTGTCATGTAAATCTCCACAGGTGGTAGAAAATGGAAAAGAGGAGGAGGTCCTAAGTCAATCAACAGCCCTTTCCCCTACTGGAGAACCGTTAGAGGAAACCATATCGGATACAGATACAGAGCAAGATAATTTGATAACTGATAGCCTACTTTCATCAGCACAGAAAATCATTAACTGTAGCCCAAATAAGAAAGGTCATGTTAATGTAATAGTAGAGCGCTTGCCAAGTGCTGAAGAAACTGTTTTACAAAAACCTTTCTTAATGAACACTGACATTGAAGCTGAGAAAAAATTATTCTCAGAGGAGTCCCAGGTTGTGTGTGAAGGACCTGGTGAAGTTTATCACTCAGATGAAATTGAAGAAGTAATAATAGGATGGAGCAATACTGAGAAGAAAGATAATGATTTAATCTCTAATAAAGGCATAGCAGCTGATGAAAATGCCCCTCCTGTGCGAAGAAGAACAAATTCGGAATCTCTGAGACTGCACTCGTTAGCTGCAGAAGCTCTTGTTACAATGCCTATCAGAGCTGCAGAACTAACAAGATCCAGCTTTAGGGCCTTCGCTGCGGTAAACTCTTTAGATGCAGATACAGGACAAAGACAGTCGGATGGCGCTTGTGCAGCCCATTCTAAAATGGTATCACTTAAAAACACTCCAGAGGGATTAACTAGTTTAAACCAAAGTGACTGTGCAATAATGGAGCTACAGAAGGACAAACCAGAGCTATCAGAAGCACCAATTAAAATGGGCATTAGTATGTCGCTGCTCACAGTAATTGAAAAATTGAGAGAGAGGACAGATCAGAATGCTTCTGATGATGACATTTTGAAAGAATTACAGGACAATGCACAATGCCAACCTGTGAATGACATGAACATGCCAGGAAGTAACCTGGTAGAGTACATACCTAATGTAGATCGACCATACCGCTGTCGCCTATGCCATTATAGCAGTGGCAATAAGGGCTACATAAAACAACACTTGAGAGTCCATCGTCAAAGGCAACCATATCAGTGTCCTATTTGTGAGCATATAGCTGACAATAGTAAAGATTTAGAAAGCCACATGATCAACCACTGCAAAACCAGAATGTATCAATGCAAGCAATGTGAAGAATCCTTTCATTATAAG agTCAGCTGCGAAATCATGAGAGAGAGCAACATAGTCTTCCAGATCTGCTCTCAACAGCAACATCTAACAAACTAATAGTTTCCAGCGAGGCAGATGAAAGAGAAG GGAATAAGCCTTCAGTCCAGAAACTCTATAGATGCGATGTGTGTGACTACGCAAGCACAACATATGTTGGAGTACGAAATCACAGACGGATTCATAACTCTGATAAGCCATACAG cttccTACCCTCCCCATGCAAGTTGGCCAGATTGTCAATGCGAAAAAAACGAGGACAGCATTACAGCGTCTGA